From one Lasioglossum baleicum chromosome 11, iyLasBale1, whole genome shotgun sequence genomic stretch:
- the LOC143213637 gene encoding uncharacterized protein LOC143213637 produces the protein MNPNSPCVIDGKCSKRYPRELVSNTVIGNDGYPLYSRSSAKDGGKLATIKMRKGCIEVDIRWVVPYSPLLSKTYKAHIDVEYCNSVESIEYICKYVNKGRDMAVFGLQPKRNGRNAVTHIYEIAEYETVRYISSNEAVWRILSFSIHERSPAVVHLAVHLENEQRVYFTDANMQQIAMNPPAITLSAFFTLCQNDAFAKTLLYSEVSTYYIRNASRKSFERRKRGERVDGQPGIFKENTIGRLYTVHHNQDECCFLRMLLVNVPGPTSFLQWRIVNGVTYGTFRSACQALNLLENDRH, from the coding sequence ATGAATCCAAATTCACCATGCGTGATAGACGGAAAATGCTCAAAGCGATATCCTCGAGAATTAGTATCCAATACAGTTATAGGAAACGATGGATATCCTCTGTACAGTAGAAGTTCAGCAAAAGATGGCGGTAAATTAGCTACCATAAAAATGCGAAAGGGTTGTATCGAAGTAGATATCCGGTGGGTTGTTCCATATTCGCCTTTGCTATCAAAAACATACAAAGCGCACATCGACGTGGAATACTGTAACTCCGTTGAATCGATCGAATACATTTGTAAGTACGTGAATAAAGGCAGAGACATGGCAGTTTTTGGCCTTCAACCAAAAAGAAATGGTAGGAATGCGGTCACACATATCTATGAAATCGCAGAGTATGAGACTGTAAGATACATAAGCAGCAATGAAGCTGTATGGCGAATTCTTTCATTTTCCATACATGAACGAAGTCCAGCTGTTGTTCACTTAGCAGTACATCTAGAAAATGAACAACGCGTTTATTTCACAGATGCAAATATGCAACAAATAGCTATGAATCCACCGGCTATAACGTTAAGTGCCTTCTTCACGTTATGTCAAAATGACGCTTTTGCGAAAACACTGCTGTATTCGGAAGTGTCTACGTATTACATACGGAATGCGAGTAGAAAATCATTCGAACGACGCAAACGAGGAGAGCGAGTCGACGGACAACCTGGCATATTCAAAGAAAATACGATAGGAAGACTATACACCGTGCATCACAATCAAGATGAATGCTGCTTTCTTCGAATGCTGTTGGTAAATGTGCCCGGTCCAACGTCTTTCTTGCAATGGAGAATTGTGAACGGCGTTACATATGGCACTTTCCGCAGTGCATGTCAAGCTCTAAATTTATTGGAGAACGACCGACACTAG